DNA sequence from the Janibacter sp. CX7 genome:
CCCTCAAGGGTCACCGTGCTGTGCGACTTGCCGCCGTCGGCATTCTGCTGCGTGACACCACCGGTCGACCCCTCGGACACGATGCTCATCTGCAGGTCGCGCTCGGCGTCGTGCAGGGTGCCGGTGATCGTGACGCTGGACGACGCACTCGCATAGGAGCGCATCGCGTCGATGAGCGTCTCCGGGCCGGGCGTCGCCGGGCGCGTCCCCGACGGGGTCGCGCCGGCCGCCGTCGTGGTGGCGGTGCTGGGCTCCGTCGTCGAGGTCGTCTCGAGCGGCACCTGGCTCGTGCTCGACGACGAAGGGGAGGCCCCCTCCCCTCCGAGGTCGCACCCGGTCAGGGACAGCGCGACGGCGCCGGCCAGCAGGATGCTGGCCCGGCGCCGTCGGGCGTGGTCACACAGGCTCACAACCAACGATCCCCTCATCGTCGGCGGTCGCGGCTCAGAGAGCGCCGCGGGCCGCCTTGCGCAGGTCGGAGTTGAGCGTGCTGATGACGTCGAGCGGGATCTCCTTGGGGCACGCCGCGGCGCACTCGCCGATGTTGGTGCACCCGCCGAAGCCCTCGAGGTCGTGCGTCTCGAGCATCTTGACGACACGGCCACCACGCTCGGGCTGACCCTGCGGCAGCTCACCCAGGTGGGTGACCTTGGCGCCGAGGAAGAGCATGCCCGAGGCATTGGGGCAGGCAGCGACGCAGGCGCCGCAGCCGATGCACTTGGCCGAGTCGAAGGCCCGGTCCGCGTGGTCCTTGGGGACCGGCACCGAGTGCGCCTCGGGGGCGGCACCCGTGTTGACCGAGATGTAGCCGCCAGACTGGATGATCCGGTCGAAGGCGCTGCGGTCGACGACGAGGTCACGCACGACCGGGAAGGCGTTGGCCCGCCACGGCTCGACGGTGATGGTCTCTCCGCTGCGGAAGGAGCGCATGTGCAGCTGGCAGGTGGTCGTCCGCTCGGGGCCGTGGGCCTCGCCGGAGATCATCAGGCCGCACATGCCGCAGATGCCCTCGCGGCAGTCGCTGTCGAAGGCCACCGGCTCGGTGCCCTCGGCGATGAGCTGCTCGTTGAGGACGTCGAGCATCTCGAGGAAGGACATGTCCGGGGAGATGTCCTTCACCTGGTAGGTGACGAGTTCGCCCTTCGCCGTGGGCCCGGCCTGGCGCCAGATCTTGAGGGTCAGTTCCATGCTCACTTGTAGCTCCGCTGCTTCAGCTCGATGAACTTGTAGTTCAGGTCTTCCTTGTGCAGGACGGGTGCGTCGTCGCCGAACTCCCAGGCGGCGACGTAGGCGAACTCGTCGTCGTGACGCAGCGCCTCGCCGTCCTCGGTCTGCGACTCGGCGCGGAAGTGGCCGCCGCAGGACTCGCGACGGTGCAGCGCGTCGATGCACATGAGCTCACCGAGCTCGAGGAAGTCGGCGACGCGGCCGGCCTTCTCGAGGCTCTGGTTGAGGGTGTCGGCCTCGCCCAGGACCCGGACGTTGGTCCAGAACTCCTGCTTGAGGTCACGGATGAGGCCGATGGCCTTGCGCAGACCGGCGTCGGTCCGCTCCATGCCGCAGTACTCCCACATGATGCGGCCGAGCTCGCGGTGGAAGGAGTCGACGCTGCGCTCACCGTTGATCGAGAGGAACTTCTCGATCCGGTCGGTCACCGCTGCCTTGGCCTCGACGACGGCCGGGTGGTCCTCGGAGATCTTGTCGAAGGGGCCCTTGGCGAGGTAGCTGCGCACCGTGTTGGGCAGGACGAAGTAGCCGTCGGCGAGGCACTGCATGAGCGACGACGCGCCCAGGCGGTTGGCGCCGTGGTCGGAGAAGTTGGCCTCACCGATCGCGTACAGGCCCGGGATCGAGGTCTGCAGGTCGTAGTCGACCCACAGGCCACCCATCGTGTAGTGCACGGCGGGGTAGATGCGCATCGGCACCTCGTAGGGGTTCTCCCCCGTGATCCGCGCGTACATGTCGAAGAGGTTGCCGTACTTCTCCTCGACGGTCTCGCGGCCCATGCGCTCGATGGCGGCGGCGAAGTCGAGGTAGACACCGCGGCGCATCTGGCGCTTGTTGCCGTCCTGGTCGACCTCGTCGACGAGCGGGCCGACGCCGCGGCCCTCGTCGCACATGTTCTTCGCCTGGCGGGAGGCGATGTCACGGGGCACGAGGTTGCCGAAGGCCGGGTAGATCCGCTCGAGGTAGTAGTCGCGGTCCTCCTCGGGGATCTCGCGCGGGTCCTTGTCGCAGTCCTCGGCCTTCTTGGGCACCCAGATGCGACCGTCGTTGCGCAGCGACTCCGACATCAGGGTCAGCTTCGACTGGTGGTCGCCGGAGACCGGGATGCACGTCGGGTGGATCTGCGTGTAGCAGGGGTTGCCGAAGTAGGCGCCCTTGCGGTGGGCCCGCCACGCGGCGGTGACGTTGCAGCCCATCGCGTTGGTGGAGAGGAAGAAGACGTTGCCGTAGCCACCCGTCGCGAGGACGACGACGTCGGCGAGGTGGGTCTCGATCTCGCCGGTGACCATGTCGCGCGCGATGATGCCGCGGGCGACGCCCTCGACGAGGACGACCTCGAGCATCTCGTGGCGGCTGTACTCCGTGACGGTGCCCTTGGCGACCTGGCGCTCCATGGCCTGGTAGGCACCGATGAGCAGCTGCTGGCCGGTCTGGCCCGCGGCGTAGAAGGTGCGGGCGACCTGGACGCCACCGAAGGAGCGGTTGTCGAGCAGACCGCCGTACTCACGGGCGAAGGGGACACCCTGCGCCACGCACTGGTCGATGATGTTGGTGCTCACCTCGGCCAGTCGGTAGACGTTGGTCTCGCGGCTGCGGTAGTCACCGCCCTTGACCGTGTCGTAGAAGAGTCGGTATGTCGAGTCGCCGTCGTCGTTGTAGTTCTTCGCGGCGTTGATGCCACCCTGCGCGGCGATCGAGTGCGCGCGGCGGGCGCTGTCCTGGTAGAAGAAGCTCTTGACGTTGTAGCCGGCCTCTCCCATCGTCGCGGCGGCCGAGGCACCCGCGAGGCCGGTGCCGACGATGATGACGTCGAGCTTGCGACGGTTGGCGGGGTTGACCAGCGCGTTGTCGAACTTGTGCTGGGTCCACATCGTCTCGATGGGCTGGTCGGGCGCCTTGGCGTCCGCGATCGGGGCGCCCTCGGTGAAGTACTCGCTGAGCGTGTCAGTCATGTGTTCGTTGCTCCTGCTCAGAGGCTGTCGATGAAGATGTAGACCGGCGGGATCAGGAAGCCGACGACGATGACCGCCGCGAGCACCGTCCCGATCGCACGGGCGCGGGCACGGGCGACCGCGGTGCCGTTGAGGCCCAGCGTCTGCGACGCGCTGTAGACGCCGTGGTAGAGGTGCATCCCCAGTGCCACCATCGCCAGGACGTAGATGAGCAGGACCCACCACATCGCGAAGGCCGCGCTGATCATCACGTAGGGCGACTCCTTGATCGCCTCCGCGCTCGTGCCTGACCCGTAGAGGTTCGGCTTGACGATCGTGAACTGGATGAGGTGGAAGATCACGAAGATGAAGAGCGCCAGACCGCCCCAGCGCATCGTGCGCGAGGCCATGGTCGACGACAGGTTCTTCTTCACCTGGTACTTGACCGGCCGGGCGGCGTTGTTGCGACCGATGAGCTTGAGCGCCGCGTAGACGTGGCCGACGAGCGCGAGGATCAGCACGACCCGAATGACCCACAGCAGACCCGAGTACGGGAGCATCGGCTCACCGAAGGTGCGCAGGTGGTGGGCGTACTCGTCGAACGCCTCCTGCCCGGCCAGCGCCTTGAGGTTGCCGTACATGTGCAACAGGACGTACAGGAGGAAGATGACGCCGGTGCCCGCCATGAGGAACTTCAGCCCGATGGAGGAGGACGCCACCCCCTTCTTCTTCGCGGGGAGGGTCGTAGTAGCCACGGGCTCAAGGTACCGCCTTGTGAGCGCCGACACGCACCCGGGTACGCCTCTCGCGGTGTGATGTTGCCCCGGTTACCGTCACGTAATAGACAACAGAAATGTCCCGGAATTCCGGGCCTGAGCGAGAGGTGGACCCATGGACGACGCACCCCCGCAGACCCTCGTGTCCGCGACGACCCCGCGCGGTGAGATCGCGCTGCGGGAGCGTCCGCACCCGGACGGCAGCGGGTCGCTCGTCCACGAGCTCGTCGTCGCCGGCGTCTTCGCGATGGACAGCCTCGACACCTCGACCGAGGCGGCTCTCGCGCTCGAGTCCCTCGCCCGCACCGACTCCCCCGAGCGGGTGCTCGTGGGCGGGCTCGGGCTGGGCTTCACGACGTGGCAGGTCCTCAAGGACAAGCGCGTGCGCCACGTCGACGTCGTCGAGATCGAGACCGACCTCGTCGAGTGGGCCCGCCTCGGCCTCGCGCCGACGCTCGGCCTCGTGGCCAGACACCCCCGGGTGAGCGTCCACGCCGGCGACGTCGCACCGGTCCTGCGTGGGCAGGCGACCCCCGTCGGCCCGTGGGACCTCGTGCTGCTCGACGTCGACAACGGCCCGAGCTTCCTCGTCCACGAGGGCAACGAGCGCATCTACTCCCCCGACGCCCTGCGCGCCGCCCTCGACCAGGTCTGCCCCGGCGGCACCCTCGCCATCTGGGCGGCCCAGCGCGAGCCCGACCTCCGCGCAGCGCTGGAGCCCCTCGGCACCACCGAGGAGGTCCTCCTCGACGTCGAGCGCGAAGGGCGCACCCTCACCTACGCCCTCTACCTCACCAGCCCCTGACCTGACCCCGCTGGCTGGATGGCCGGGAAGAGCTGACGTGGCCGGGATCAACGGACGTGGCCGGGCAATTGCGCGGTCATCTCCAGACATCTCGGCCCGTTCAAGGATGTCCGGGCCATCAGCAGGTTTCCCGGCCAACTCCCTTCGCACGATGCACGCGTCCCCCGACAGCGTTGATGTCACCTGGCAGCGTGGCGCCAGTCGGTTGCCCGGAGAAGGGGGACCAGGTGACACCAACGCCGTCAGGCGGGCAGAGACCTGGTCGAGGCGGGCGCCGCGCGACCTTCCTCAGGAGGCGTTGGGAGACGACGCCGGGACGAGAGGTGGGGTCCGGCCCAGCCCAGCGCCGGGCCCCACCTGCCGGCACCCAACCCGACGCATCAGCCGGCAGCGGCCGCCTTGGCAGCGGCGGGCAGTGCGGTGCGGATCGTGTCGAGGGCCTCGGCGTCGAGGGCATCGGAGACGAACCACACCTCGAAGGCGCTCGGCGGCAGGTGCACGCCGCCCTCGAGCATCGCGTGGAAGAAGCGCCCGTAGGCGGCCGTGTCCTGGTCCTGCGCGTCGGCGAAGGAGCGCACCGGCTCGTCGCGGAAGAAGATCGAGAACATCGACCCGGCCCACTGGACGGTGTGCGCGACGCCTTCGGCGGACAGGGCGGCGGAGGCGGCGTCGGCGATGGTGCGGGCCGTCGTCTCGAGCCGGGGGTAGAGCTCCTCGGTGCACGCGCGCAGGGTCGCCAGGCCGGCGGCGGTCGCGACGGGGTTACCCGACAGGGTGCCGGCCTGGTAGACGGGACCGTCGGGCGCGAGCCGCGCCATGAGGTCGGCGCGGCCGCCGAAGGCCGCGGCCGGGAAGCCGCCGCCCATGACCTTGCCGAAGGTGAAGAGGTCGGGGGCGCCGCTCGGGTAGCCACCGGGGTGGGCGCCCTGCGCCGACGTCTCGAGGCCGTACCAGCCGGAGCGGCTCGCGCGGAACCCGGTCATCACCTCGTCGCTGATGAGCAGCGCACCGTGCGTCGCGGTGATCTTGCGCAGGGCCTCGGTGAACCCGGGCGCTGGCGGCACGACGCCCATGTTGCCCGGGGATGCCTCGGTGATGACCGCCGCGATCTCCTCGCCGCGCACCGCGAAGAGCTCCTCGAGGGCGCCGAGGTCGTTGTAGGGCAGCACGACCGTCTCACCGGCGGCCGAGGCCGGCACCCCTGCCGAGTCGGGCAGGGCGAAGGTCGCGACGCCCGAACCGGCCTGTGCGAGAAGGGCGTCCACGTGGCCGTGGTAGCAGCCGGCGAACTTCACGACGACCGATCGTCCGGTCGCACCACGTGCCAGGCGAAGGGCGGACATCGTCGCCTCGGTCCCCGAGGAGACGAGCCGCACCTGCTCCAGCGGGGCGACCCGGTCGACGATCTCCTCGGCGAGGGCCACCTCGTTCTCGCTCGGGGTGCCGAAGGAGAAGCCCTTGGCCGCCGCCTGCGTCACCGCGTCGAGGACGTCGGGGTGGGCGTGACCGAGGATCATCGGGCCCCACGAGCAGATGAGGTCGACGTAGCGGTTGCCGTCGACGTCGGTGAGCCAGGCTCCCTTCGCCTGGTCGATGAAGCGCGGCACCCCGCCGACGCCGCGGAAGGCCCGGACCGGTGAGTTGACCCCACCCGGGATCACCTCGCGCGCGCGGTCGAAGAGTGCCTGGGATGCGGTCGTGGAGGACGTCATGCGCCCAGTCTCCCAAACCCCACCCGCACGCTCCCGGACGAGGTAGCGCGCCACCACCCCACGTTCCCTGAGTAGGTTGCGCAGCAACCGTCTCGAAGGGTCAGTCGTCGAGCCCGATCTCGTGGTGCTGCGGCGCCATCTGATCGCGCAGCGCGGCCATGGCGCCCCCGAGAGCGGCGAACTGCTCGGGCGTCAGGACGTCGACGAGGTGACGGCGCACCGAGGCGACGTGCTGCTCGGCGATGCTCTCGAGGGCCTCGCGCCCCGCGTCGGTCAGCGAGATCTCGACGCCACGACCGTCGTCGGTCGACCGGCACCGCTCGACCCAGCCACGCTTCTCGAGGCGGGCCGCGGTGTGCGTCACGCGCGAGCGCGACTGGATGATGTCGTCGGCCAGGCGCGACATGCGAGTGCGCTGGTCGGGCGACTCCGAGAGCATCGACAGCAGCTCGTACTCGGTGAGCTGGATCCCGAGCGGCGCGAGGTCGTCGACGAGCGCCCGCTCGAGCAGACGCGAGCCGCGCAGGTAGGCACGCCAGTGCTTCTGCTGGTCGTCGTCGAGCCAGACCTCGTCCATCACAGCCGCCCGGCGAGCTCGAGGGCGAAGTAGGTGAGGACGATCTGGGCGCCGGCCCGCTTGATGTGCAGCACCGACTCCATGACGGCGGCATCGCGGTCGATCCAGCCGCGCTCGGCGGCCGCGACGATCTGCGCGTACTCGCCGGAGATCTGGTAGGCCGCGACGGGCACCGGCGAGACCTCGGCGGCCGCGGCGATGACGTCAAGGTGCGGCTGCGCCGGCTTGACCATGATGATGTCGGCGCCCTCGGCGAGGTCGAGCTCGATCTCGCGCAGCGCCTCGGTCGCATTGGCCGGGTCCTGCTGGTAGGTCGCGCGGTCGCCGCTCAGCGAGGACTGCACCGCCTCGCGGAAGGGTCCGTAGAGCGCCGAGGTGTACTTCGCCGCATAGGCCAGCACGAGGGTGTCGGTGTGGCCGGCCGCATCGAGCGCGGCGCGGACGTGGGCGACCTGGCCGTCCATCATCCCGGACAGGCCGAGGACGTGGGAGCCGGCCTCCGCCTGGGCGAGCGCCATGTCGGCGTAGCGCTCGAGGGTCGCGTCGTTGTCGACGACGCTGCGCCCGTCGAGGGTCGTCGTGAGCACGCCGCAGTGACCGTGGTCGGTGAACTCGTCGAGGCACAGGTCGGTCATGACGACGAGCCGGTCGCCGACGGCATCGACGACGGCGCGGGTGGCGATGTTGAGGATCCCCTGCGGGTCGTCGGCGCCGGAACCGCGGGCGTCCTTGGCCTCCGGCACGCCGAAGAGCATGATCCCGCCGATGCCCGCTTCGACGCAGGCGCGGGCCTCGTCGACGAGCGACTCGAGGGTGTGCTGGACGACGCCCGGCATCGAGGTGATCTCCACCGGCGCGTCGATGCCCTCGCGGACGAAGACCGGCAGGACGAGGTCGGCCGGGTGCACCCGGGTCTGCGCCACGAGACGACGAAGGGGGATGCTCCCCCGCAGTCGTCGCGGCCGGACGACGGGCCCGGTCACCCCTTCGCCTTCCGCCGGGCGGTGGACTTCTTGCGCCGCTGGCTGGGTCGCATGGGCTCCTCGCCGGACTCGGCCGCCGCAGCGGCGAGCTCGCGGCCGTGCTCGGCCAGGGCCTCGACGAGGCTGTCGCCGGTGGCCTCGGGGGCGAGGACGTCGACCCGCAGGCCGGCCTCCTCGGCGGTCTTGGCCGTGGCCGGCCCGATGCAGGCGATGACCGTCGACGGGTGCGGCTTGCCGGCGATGCCGACGAGGTTGCGCACCGTCGAGGAGGAGGTGAAGACGACGGCGTCGAAGGCGCCCTGCTTGATGGCGTCGCGCACCGGCGCCGGCGGCGGGGTCGCCCGGACGGTGCGGTAGGCGGTGACGTCGTCGACCTGCCAGCCCATGTCCTGCAGACCGGCGACGAGGGTGTCGGTCGCGATGTCGGCGCGGGGCAGGAAGACGCGGTCGATGGGGTCGAGGACCTCGTCGTAGGGCGGCCACTCCTCGAGGAGGCCGCGGGCGGACATCTCGCCGGTCGGCACGAGGTCGGGCTCCAGGCCCCACTCGCGCAGGGCGTCGGCCGTCACGCCACCGACGGCGGCGATCTTGAGGCCGGAGAAGGCGCGGGCGTCGAGGCCGAACTCCTCGAACTTCTCCCGGATCGCCTTGACCGCGTTGACCGAGGTGAAGCCGATCCACTGGTAGCGACCGGTGACGAGGCCGCGGACGGCCCGCTCCACGGCCTGCGGGGTGCGCGGCGGCTCGACGCTGATCGTCGGGACGACCTCGCTCGTCGCGCCGTGGCCGAGCAGCTGCTTGGTCATCGGGCCGGCCTGGTCCTTGGTGCGCGGGATGAGCACGCGCCAGCCGTAGAGCGGCTTGGTCT
Encoded proteins:
- a CDS encoding succinate dehydrogenase/fumarate reductase iron-sulfur subunit, producing the protein MELTLKIWRQAGPTAKGELVTYQVKDISPDMSFLEMLDVLNEQLIAEGTEPVAFDSDCREGICGMCGLMISGEAHGPERTTTCQLHMRSFRSGETITVEPWRANAFPVVRDLVVDRSAFDRIIQSGGYISVNTGAAPEAHSVPVPKDHADRAFDSAKCIGCGACVAACPNASGMLFLGAKVTHLGELPQGQPERGGRVVKMLETHDLEGFGGCTNIGECAAACPKEIPLDVISTLNSDLRKAARGAL
- a CDS encoding fumarate reductase/succinate dehydrogenase flavoprotein subunit — its product is MTDTLSEYFTEGAPIADAKAPDQPIETMWTQHKFDNALVNPANRRKLDVIIVGTGLAGASAAATMGEAGYNVKSFFYQDSARRAHSIAAQGGINAAKNYNDDGDSTYRLFYDTVKGGDYRSRETNVYRLAEVSTNIIDQCVAQGVPFAREYGGLLDNRSFGGVQVARTFYAAGQTGQQLLIGAYQAMERQVAKGTVTEYSRHEMLEVVLVEGVARGIIARDMVTGEIETHLADVVVLATGGYGNVFFLSTNAMGCNVTAAWRAHRKGAYFGNPCYTQIHPTCIPVSGDHQSKLTLMSESLRNDGRIWVPKKAEDCDKDPREIPEEDRDYYLERIYPAFGNLVPRDIASRQAKNMCDEGRGVGPLVDEVDQDGNKRQMRRGVYLDFAAAIERMGRETVEEKYGNLFDMYARITGENPYEVPMRIYPAVHYTMGGLWVDYDLQTSIPGLYAIGEANFSDHGANRLGASSLMQCLADGYFVLPNTVRSYLAKGPFDKISEDHPAVVEAKAAVTDRIEKFLSINGERSVDSFHRELGRIMWEYCGMERTDAGLRKAIGLIRDLKQEFWTNVRVLGEADTLNQSLEKAGRVADFLELGELMCIDALHRRESCGGHFRAESQTEDGEALRHDDEFAYVAAWEFGDDAPVLHKEDLNYKFIELKQRSYK
- a CDS encoding succinate dehydrogenase cytochrome b subunit, with product MATTTLPAKKKGVASSSIGLKFLMAGTGVIFLLYVLLHMYGNLKALAGQEAFDEYAHHLRTFGEPMLPYSGLLWVIRVVLILALVGHVYAALKLIGRNNAARPVKYQVKKNLSSTMASRTMRWGGLALFIFVIFHLIQFTIVKPNLYGSGTSAEAIKESPYVMISAAFAMWWVLLIYVLAMVALGMHLYHGVYSASQTLGLNGTAVARARARAIGTVLAAVIVVGFLIPPVYIFIDSL
- the hemL gene encoding glutamate-1-semialdehyde 2,1-aminomutase — translated: MTSSTTASQALFDRAREVIPGGVNSPVRAFRGVGGVPRFIDQAKGAWLTDVDGNRYVDLICSWGPMILGHAHPDVLDAVTQAAAKGFSFGTPSENEVALAEEIVDRVAPLEQVRLVSSGTEATMSALRLARGATGRSVVVKFAGCYHGHVDALLAQAGSGVATFALPDSAGVPASAAGETVVLPYNDLGALEELFAVRGEEIAAVITEASPGNMGVVPPAPGFTEALRKITATHGALLISDEVMTGFRASRSGWYGLETSAQGAHPGGYPSGAPDLFTFGKVMGGGFPAAAFGGRADLMARLAPDGPVYQAGTLSGNPVATAAGLATLRACTEELYPRLETTARTIADAASAALSAEGVAHTVQWAGSMFSIFFRDEPVRSFADAQDQDTAAYGRFFHAMLEGGVHLPPSAFEVWFVSDALDAEALDTIRTALPAAAKAAAAG
- a CDS encoding MarR family winged helix-turn-helix transcriptional regulator, coding for MDEVWLDDDQQKHWRAYLRGSRLLERALVDDLAPLGIQLTEYELLSMLSESPDQRTRMSRLADDIIQSRSRVTHTAARLEKRGWVERCRSTDDGRGVEISLTDAGREALESIAEQHVASVRRHLVDVLTPEQFAALGGAMAALRDQMAPQHHEIGLDD
- the hemB gene encoding porphobilinogen synthase, encoding MTGPVVRPRRLRGSIPLRRLVAQTRVHPADLVLPVFVREGIDAPVEITSMPGVVQHTLESLVDEARACVEAGIGGIMLFGVPEAKDARGSGADDPQGILNIATRAVVDAVGDRLVVMTDLCLDEFTDHGHCGVLTTTLDGRSVVDNDATLERYADMALAQAEAGSHVLGLSGMMDGQVAHVRAALDAAGHTDTLVLAYAAKYTSALYGPFREAVQSSLSGDRATYQQDPANATEALREIELDLAEGADIIMVKPAQPHLDVIAAAAEVSPVPVAAYQISGEYAQIVAAAERGWIDRDAAVMESVLHIKRAGAQIVLTYFALELAGRL
- a CDS encoding uroporphyrinogen-III synthase; this encodes MTPQRTATAATTAARRPARVAFVGAGPGDASLMTVAAVDLLGRADAVITDQLTNEAIVASMTTDEVEVVDASHGEHGQQLTHASRAKLVVKTAKAHKGGLVVRLMDGDPATFNGLAEEAQALVKAGIDFDVVPGVSSVSAVPTYAGVPLTARGTGALHVISLSGAKRADLSASVSDDITLVLLGLPEHLGPAFGELVAAGRAADTPVALTRGGTTTQQATRQTTLEEAADALHDLEEPILAVIGSTVAMREALSWFETKPLYGWRVLIPRTKDQAGPMTKQLLGHGATSEVVPTISVEPPRTPQAVERAVRGLVTGRYQWIGFTSVNAVKAIREKFEEFGLDARAFSGLKIAAVGGVTADALREWGLEPDLVPTGEMSARGLLEEWPPYDEVLDPIDRVFLPRADIATDTLVAGLQDMGWQVDDVTAYRTVRATPPPAPVRDAIKQGAFDAVVFTSSSTVRNLVGIAGKPHPSTVIACIGPATAKTAEEAGLRVDVLAPEATGDSLVEALAEHGRELAAAAAESGEEPMRPSQRRKKSTARRKAKG